A genome region from Setaria italica strain Yugu1 chromosome III, Setaria_italica_v2.0, whole genome shotgun sequence includes the following:
- the LOC101779317 gene encoding translation initiation factor eIF-2B subunit alpha, translated as MEPDAAQNPNPSPVPPPISAYYQTRAEHHAVVSSDWLAHAAAAAAASPGADAAAAADAAAAPPPSPGGAGGVIEEFNFWRRKPEAAEAVAAIMALAAVIRSSRATTMMELEIELKKASDKLKSWDATSISLSAACDLFMRFVTRTSHLEHEKFDAAKSRLIERGEKFGEISLKARKTIAMLSQDFIYDGCTMLVHGYSRVVLEVLKLAASNRKLFRVLCTEGRPDRTGLRMSNALAALGIPVKVLIDSAVAYSMDEVDMVFVGADGVVESGGIINMMGTYQIALVAHSMNKPVYVAAESYKFARLYPLDQKDMTPAHRPIDFGVPVPTGVEVETSARDYTPPQYLTLLLTDLGVLTPSVVSDELIQLYL; from the exons atgGAGCCCGACGCCGcccaaaaccctaaccctagccccgtcccgccgcccatcTCCGCCTACTACCAGACGCGCGCGGAGCACCACGCCGTCGTATCCAGCGACTGGctcgcgcacgccgccgccgccgcggccgcctcccccggcgccgatgcggcggcggcggcggatgcggccgccgctcctcccccctcccccgggGGCGCCGGAGGCGTGATCGAGGAGTTCAACTTCTGGCGCCGCAAGCCCGAGGCCGCGGAGGCGGTGGCCGCCATCATGGCGCTGGCCGCCGTCATCCGCTCTAGCAGGGCCACCACCATGATGGAGCTCGAGATCGAGCTCAAGAAGGCCTCCGACAAGCTCAAG TCCTGGGATGCTACTTCCATTTCTCTGTCTGCTGCATGTGATTTGTTCATGCGGTTTGTAACGAGAACCTCACATCTGGAGCATGAGAAGTTTGATGCAGCAAAATCACGCCTAATTGAGCGTGGAGAGAAATTTGGAGAGATATCTTTAAAG GCTCGCAAGACAATTGCAATGCTCAGCCAGGATTTCATTTATGATGGATGCACTATGCTTGTACATGGGTACTCCAGAGTAGTGCTGGAAGTTCTAAAGCTAGCTGCATCAAACCGCAAGCTCTTCCGGGTACTATGCACAG AGGGCAGGCCAGACAGAACTGGTTTAAGAATGTCAAATGCACTTGCAGCATTAGGCATCCCTGTCAAGGTGCTAATTGATTCAGCTGTTGCTTATTCCATGGATGAAGTTGACATGGTATTTGTTGGTGCTGATGGGGTTGTTGAGAGTGGAGGAATAATCAACATGATGGGCACTTATCAGATAGCTCTTGTGGCTCATAGTATGAACAAACCTGTTTATGTGGCTGCAGAAAGTTACAAG TTTGCTCGTCTATATCCCTTGGACCAAAAGGACATGACTCCAGCTCACCGGCCAATAGATTTTGGAGTCCCAGTACCCACTGGCGTGGAAGTTGAGACATCGGCAAGAGACTACACTCCTCCACAATACCTCACGCTTCTCCTGACTGATCTTGGTGTTCTTACACCATCTGTTGTGAGCGATGAGCTCATCCAATTGTACCTATGA